The Megalobrama amblycephala isolate DHTTF-2021 linkage group LG20, ASM1881202v1, whole genome shotgun sequence genome includes a window with the following:
- the LOC125255961 gene encoding uncharacterized protein LOC125255961, translating into MEYLKYLMLIFLITQGCGVSSLSTGIVGGENASAGNWPWHVSLQIFDYHICGGSLINHEWVLTAAHCVSFSPSASYWTVYLGSQNISVSNPNEVSRGVQSIIIHPDYDPYQFTNDIALLRLSEPVNFTSYISPICLAANDSVFHTGTTCWSTGWGEIGFVGAEPNSGTLQELQINVVGNKECDCRFQDFPFWDIPITPTMICAGGETGKGTCFGGSGGPLQCKQGSVWILAGVTNLGISCYTNNTPDSYARVSEFQNWILENVNGSDIGFVTFKSDGEDKDSSFLCNGEETGLFYPFGNGDIENPSEDDGSSPIVFLEKPFVYSGRVYQQTYVNNNGHLTFDGPLSEPVPNYLLSQVNRDIIAPLWTHMDNTVNGTISYHQVTRGGLLLAASNHINQYFPNLNFTASWLFIATWDKVPYFNNSQSSSSFQVVLVSGGSLSFVMMNYGNISSTDQWFQAGYGTIDSTNYSSVPVPDENKLSNSSNVNVPGRWVFRVDGGPEEGIFYPYGDEDIKNPNVYNGSSPLINLEQPFAYFGLVYNELYVNNKGYLTFEGPFYQPYPDYYYIYSTVDGIAPLWTDIDITRKGIVSYRQVIDGPMLNRASRDINQYYPNLNFSASWVFIATWDKVPYYGFHRRTESTFQVVLVSGRNMSFTLMHYGPISPAIYPFLSGYDIRDSTDHFTIPVSDTTTLSYTSNVNVMGRWVFRTDSENNGLFYPFRNGHTLQQYYGFGFFGFAINLYLQTPFTYFGITYSYINVYKNGFLTFKWPLFPSSPRTLPAYTNRDIVAPLWTDIDNSDFYFQEFSGTRVLQRATNDIRQYFPQTNFTADSVLVCTWDNVRYYNTSAENSSFQVLLISGSGLSFIVFNYGNIPQTKHTAVAGYDTIDSTSYYTIPVSNIANPTHSTNVNVMGRWAFRVDTFPTKLGFFYPTGSPVSQNPCQSNARLQLCACSILSCTLDANTRTYM; encoded by the exons ATGGAGTATCTGAAGTATCTGATGCTGATATTTCTAATCA CACAGGGCTGTGGTGTTTCCTCACTGAGCACTGGTATTGTGGGAGGTGAGAATGCATCTGCAGGGAACTGGCCTTGGCATGTCAGTCTACAGATTTTTGACTATCACATCTGTGGAGGATCTCTCATCAACCACGAATGGGTGCTCACTGCGGCTCACTGTGTTTCCTTCTC ACCCTCAGCCAGTTACTGGACTGTTTATCTGGGCAGCCAAAACATTTCAGTCTCTAACCCAAACGAGGTGAGTCGAGGAGTCCAATCCATCATTATACATCCAGACTATGACCCGTATCAGTTCACTAATGACATCGCTTTGCTGAGATTGAGTGAGCCAGTGAACTTTACCAGCTACATCAGCCCAATCTGCCTGGCTGCTAATGATAGTGTCTTTCACACTGGCACCACCTGCTGGTCCACTGGATGGGGAGAAATCGGCTTTGTAG GCGCTGAGCCCAATTCTGGAACTCTACAGGAATTGCAGATAAATGTGGTGGGCAATAAGGAGTGTGACTGCAGGTTTCAAGACTTCCCATTTTGGGACATACCAATCACTCCAACAATGATCTGTGCTGGAGGAGAGACGGGCAAAGGAACGTGTTTT GGAGGTTCTGGTGGTCCATTACAGTGTAAGCAGGGTTCTGTATGGATCTTAGCCGGTGTCACTAATTTAGGGATTTCTTGCTACACTAATAATACACCTGACAGTTATGCCAGAGTATCCGAATTCCAAAACTGGATCTTGGAAAATGTTAATGGATCAGACATTGGATTTGTGACTTTTAAATCTGATGGTGAAGATAAGGACAGCAGCTTTCTGTGCAATGGAGAAGAGACAG gCCTTTTCTACCCATTTGGAAATGGAGACATAGAGAATCCCTCTGAAGATGATGGAAGCTCTCCAATAGTATTCTTGGAAAAGCCCTTTGTATATTCTGGACGTGTTTATCAACAGACTTAT GTTAATAACAACGGGCATTTGACATTTGATGGGCCTCTTTCAGAGCCGGTACCCAATTATTTACTGTCACAAGTCAACAGAGACATCATTGCTCCTCTTTGGACACACATGGACAACACTGTGAATGGAACCATCTCCTATCATCAGGTCACCAGAGGAGGACTCTTACTAGCAGCCTCAAACCACATAAACCAGTATTTTCCCAATCTGAACTTCACTGCTTCATGGCTATTCATTGCCACATGGGATAAAGTACCATACTTTAACAACTCACAATCG AGTTCATCTTTTCAAGTTGTTTTGGTCTCTGGTGGTTCTCTGTCTTTTGTCATGATGAACTACGGAAATATCTCCTCTACGGATCAATGGTTTCAG GCTGGCTATGGTACAATAGACTCAACAAATTATTCCTCAGTCCCCGTGCCTGATGAAAATAAACTGTCCAACTCCAGCAATGTCAATGTCCCGGGACGCTGGGTATTCCGTGTTGATGGTGGACCTGAAGAGG GAATTTTCTACCCATATGGAGATGAGGATATAAAGAACCCTAATGTCTACAATGGAAGTTCTCCATTGATCAACCTGGAGCAGCCATTTGCCTActttgggcttgtttataatgaaCTATAC GTGAATAACAAGGGATACTTGACTTTTGAAGGACCGTTTTACCAGCCGTATCccgattattattatatatactcGACTGTAGACGGCATCGCTCCACTGTGGACAGACATTGACATTACACGCAAGGGAATCGTCTCTTACAGACAAGTAATAGATGGTCCTATGTTGAATCGGGCCTCTAGAGACATAAACCAATATTACCCCAACTTGAACTTCTCTGCATCGTGGGTTTTCATTGCAACATGGGATAAAGTACCGTACTATGGATTTCATAGGAGGACA GAGTCGACCTTTCAAGTGGTTTTAGTGTCTGGCAGAAACATGTCATTCACACTCATGCATTATGGTCCGATTTCCCCGGCCATATATCCCTTTTTG TCCGGCTATGACATACGTGATTCAACTGATCACTTTACAATTCCTGTCTCTGACACCACAACCCTGTCATACACCAGCAATGTCAACGTCATGGGTCGATGGGTATTTCGAACTGACTCAGAAAACaatg GACTGTTCTATCCATTTAGGAATGGGCACACACTTCAACAGTATTATGGATTTGGATTTTTTGGATTTGCCATCAATCTCTATTTGCAGACACCATTTACTTACTTCGGGATCACATACAGCTATATTAAT GTTTACAAAAATGGATTTCTTACTTTCAAATGGCCATTGTTTCCATCAAGTCCCCGAACTCTTCCAGCTTACACAAATAGAGACATTGTTGCTCCTCTATGGACAGATATTGACAACAGTGACTTTTACTTCCAAGAATTCAGTGGCACCCGAGTACTACAGCGAGCTACAAATGATATTCGTCAATATTTTCCTCAAACAAATTTCACTGCCGACTCAGTTTTGGTTTGTACTTGGGATAATGTGAGATATTATAACACTTCAGCAGAG aattcCTCTTTTCAAGTACTGCTGATCTCAGGTTCTGGTTTGTcgtttattgtatttaattatggCAATATTCCACAAACTAAGCATACTGCAGTG GCTGGATATGACACTATTGATTCAACCAGCTATTATACAATTCCTGTGTCTAACATCGCTAATCCAACCCACTCCACAAATGTCAATGTTATGGGCCGCTGGGCTTTTCGTGTTGACACTTTTCCAACAAAACTTG GTTTTTTTTATCCAACTGGCTCTCCGGTTTCTCAGAATCCCTGTCAAAGTAATGCACGCTTACAGCTGTGCGCTTGCAGTATCCTTTCTTGTACTTTGGACGCAAATACCAGAACATATATGTGA